In Candidatus Aminicenantes bacterium, the following are encoded in one genomic region:
- a CDS encoding replicative DNA helicase (unwinds double stranded DNA), with product ADVVIFIHRDDQFDKDSERKGEADLIVAKQRNGPTGKIVLAFLDKFTKFANMEFHERE from the coding sequence GCCGACGTGGTCATCTTCATCCACCGCGACGACCAGTTCGACAAGGACTCGGAAAGGAAGGGCGAGGCCGACCTGATCGTCGCCAAGCAGAGGAACGGGCCGACCGGAAAGATCGTCCTGGCCTTTCTCGACAAGTTCACCAAATTCGCCAACATGGAATTTCACGAACGGGAATAA